A region from the uncultured Bacteroides sp. genome encodes:
- a CDS encoding glycoside hydrolase family 3 C-terminal domain-containing protein, with amino-acid sequence MKLRSILLSASLTALPLFAQQKPVYLDASKPIEERVEDALQRMTLKEKIAMTHAQSKFSSAGVPRLGIPENWMTDGPHGIRAEVLWDEWYGASWTNDSCTAFPALTCLAATWDTDMAALYGKSIGEEARYRNKNVLLGPGVNIYRTPLNGRNFEYMGEDPYLSSQMVVPYVRGVQQNGVAACVKHFALNNQERYRGQINVEVDDRALHEIYLPAFKAAVEQGHAWAIMGSYNQYKGEHCCHNQYLLNDILKGDWGFDGVVISDWGGVHDTKQAIFNGLDMEFGSWTNGMTWGKSNAYDNYYLADPYLKLIESGEVTEKELNDKVRRILRLEFRTNMSKDRPFGSFGTEEHALAGRTIAQEGIVLLQNRGNLLPVDPAKTKKILVVGENAVKRMTIGGGSSSLKAKYEISPLAGIEARVGKMAEVTYMPGYASPEVAEQDKIGAKVEKKVIDADKLLADAVSAAKDADVVLFVGGLNKDDGQDCEGNDRSSLGLPYGQDKLIAGLAAANPNTVVVLVSGNAVAMPWVKEVPSIVEAWYSGTEAGNAIASVLFGDVNPSGKLPFTFPVRLEDNAAIALGEYPGDSINEKYNESIFVGYRWVDKQKKVKPLFPFGYGLSYTTFEYGKVTADKKELTADDTITFTVNVKNTGAREGQEVVQLYISDKKSSLPRPVKELKGFSKVKLAAGEEKAVTFTIGKDALSFYDDIKHQWVAEPGKFEALIGASSADIKSRVAFELK; translated from the coding sequence ATGAAACTAAGAAGTATTTTATTGAGTGCATCGCTCACCGCACTGCCGCTGTTTGCACAGCAGAAACCGGTGTATCTGGATGCCAGCAAGCCCATTGAAGAGCGGGTGGAAGATGCGCTTCAACGTATGACGCTGAAAGAGAAAATAGCCATGACGCATGCGCAGTCTAAATTCAGCTCGGCCGGTGTGCCCCGCTTGGGCATTCCCGAAAACTGGATGACGGACGGCCCTCACGGCATTCGTGCCGAGGTGCTGTGGGATGAATGGTACGGTGCCAGTTGGACGAACGATTCGTGTACCGCTTTCCCCGCACTTACCTGCCTGGCTGCCACGTGGGATACCGACATGGCTGCCCTTTACGGCAAGAGCATAGGTGAAGAGGCCCGCTATCGCAACAAGAATGTGCTTCTGGGGCCGGGTGTAAACATCTACCGCACACCACTCAACGGACGTAACTTCGAATATATGGGCGAAGACCCTTACTTGTCTTCACAAATGGTGGTTCCTTACGTTCGCGGGGTGCAACAGAACGGCGTAGCCGCTTGTGTGAAGCACTTTGCACTTAACAACCAGGAACGCTACCGCGGACAGATCAATGTGGAGGTAGACGATCGCGCACTGCACGAAATCTATCTGCCTGCCTTCAAAGCAGCTGTGGAGCAAGGACACGCCTGGGCCATCATGGGCTCTTACAACCAGTACAAAGGCGAACATTGCTGCCACAACCAATACCTGCTCAATGATATATTGAAAGGCGATTGGGGCTTCGACGGCGTGGTCATTTCCGACTGGGGCGGGGTGCACGATACGAAACAAGCCATCTTCAACGGACTCGACATGGAGTTCGGCAGCTGGACCAACGGCATGACCTGGGGCAAGAGCAACGCCTACGATAACTATTACCTGGCCGATCCTTACCTGAAACTCATAGAGAGCGGTGAGGTAACGGAGAAGGAGCTGAACGACAAAGTGCGTCGCATTCTTCGTCTGGAGTTCCGCACCAACATGAGCAAAGATCGCCCTTTCGGTTCCTTTGGCACTGAAGAGCACGCTTTGGCCGGACGCACCATTGCGCAAGAAGGCATCGTGTTGCTGCAAAACCGTGGCAACCTGTTGCCCGTAGACCCTGCCAAAACGAAGAAAATACTTGTGGTGGGAGAGAATGCCGTGAAGAGAATGACTATCGGTGGAGGTTCGTCTTCCCTGAAAGCTAAATACGAAATATCTCCGCTGGCAGGCATCGAAGCCCGTGTGGGCAAAATGGCCGAAGTGACTTACATGCCCGGTTATGCTTCTCCCGAAGTGGCAGAACAAGATAAGATAGGCGCCAAAGTAGAGAAGAAAGTGATTGATGCCGATAAGTTACTTGCCGATGCGGTAAGTGCTGCCAAAGATGCCGACGTAGTGCTCTTTGTAGGCGGACTGAACAAGGACGACGGTCAGGATTGCGAAGGCAACGACCGCAGTTCACTGGGCCTGCCTTACGGACAGGATAAACTCATTGCCGGACTGGCAGCGGCCAACCCTAACACCGTAGTTGTGTTGGTAAGCGGCAACGCAGTAGCCATGCCTTGGGTCAAAGAAGTACCCTCTATCGTAGAAGCATGGTATAGCGGCACCGAAGCCGGCAATGCCATCGCCTCTGTGTTGTTTGGCGATGTGAACCCCTCGGGTAAGTTGCCTTTCACTTTTCCCGTACGCCTGGAAGATAACGCTGCGATTGCTCTTGGCGAATATCCCGGAGACAGCATCAACGAGAAGTACAACGAAAGTATCTTTGTAGGCTATCGCTGGGTCGATAAGCAGAAGAAGGTGAAACCTCTCTTCCCCTTTGGTTACGGATTGAGCTACACTACCTTTGAGTATGGCAAAGTAACTGCCGATAAGAAAGAACTGACGGCCGACGACACCATCACCTTTACCGTGAACGTAAAGAACACCGGTGCCCGCGAAGGTCAGGAAGTGGTTCAGCTCTACATCAGCGACAAGAAATCGTCTTTGCCCCGCCCGGTGAAGGAACTCAAAGGCTTTAGCAAAGTGAAGCTGGCTGCCGGCGAAGAGAAAGCCGTGACCTTTACCATTGGTAAAGACGCCCTCAGCTTTTACGACGATATCAAGCACCAGTGGGTAGCCGAACCCGGTAAGTTCGAAGCCCTCATCGGTGCTTCTTCGGCCGATATAAA